In Brevundimonas sp. SGAir0440, one DNA window encodes the following:
- a CDS encoding Mpo1-like protein codes for MSTPSAPEGRYASFEAFYPYYIHEHSNRTCRRIHVVGTFLVISAFVAFVATRNAWWLLAMPLLGYGFAWVGHFFFEKNRPATFKYPLWSLMGDFRLFFETVTGKRRF; via the coding sequence ATGAGCACGCCGTCCGCACCTGAGGGCCGTTACGCCTCGTTCGAGGCCTTCTATCCCTATTACATCCACGAGCATTCCAACCGGACGTGCCGGCGCATCCACGTCGTCGGCACCTTTCTGGTGATCTCGGCCTTCGTCGCCTTCGTGGCGACGCGGAACGCCTGGTGGCTGCTGGCCATGCCGCTGCTGGGCTACGGCTTCGCCTGGGTGGGGCATTTCTTCTTCGAAAAGAACCGGCCCGCGACCTTCAAATATCCGCTGTGGAGCCTGATGGGCGACTTTCGCCTGTTCTTCGAGACGGTGACGGGCAAGCGTCGCTTCTAA
- a CDS encoding SRPBCC family protein produces MGDIRELSISRLIKASPETVWNIYTERTGEWFCPRPWTTPVVDWDLRVGGRANVEMASPEGERHPYSGVFLEVVPGRKLVSTGAFTEGWVPQAGDMNFVRIDTFEPEAGGTRYTATARHWDGKAAETHKAMGFEQGWGAVADQLAALAEGDAT; encoded by the coding sequence ATGGGGGACATTCGCGAACTGAGCATCAGCCGGCTGATCAAGGCCTCGCCGGAAACGGTGTGGAACATCTACACCGAGCGCACCGGCGAGTGGTTCTGCCCTCGCCCGTGGACCACGCCGGTCGTGGACTGGGACCTGCGCGTCGGCGGGCGGGCCAACGTCGAAATGGCTTCGCCGGAGGGCGAGCGGCATCCCTATTCCGGCGTGTTTCTGGAGGTGGTTCCGGGCCGCAAACTGGTCTCGACCGGGGCCTTCACCGAGGGCTGGGTTCCGCAGGCCGGCGACATGAACTTCGTGCGCATCGACACCTTCGAACCCGAGGCCGGCGGAACTCGCTACACCGCCACGGCCCGGCACTGGGACGGAAAAGCCGCCGAAACCCACAAGGCCATGGGCTTCGAACAGGGCTGGGGCGCGGTCGCCGATCAACTGGCGGCGTTGGCGGAAGGCGATGCGACATGA
- a CDS encoding YjfK family protein: MFKKLFGSSEKVAPANRLATVRNITVGRTVSLDPLAWRRLGDETQFALDRDVLDISAQGLVSLDSGQFVHRFYTDDHVMLQAMSDDEAGLESYDFSLFVPWTSAYPPGERERRIWRDRLSAPVFHGAAEELPDYPRFWFAESDAIQPPVTLWETIWDDRAATAPYAKIFQTCMLYARELGGGRELMLALEQQPEGGDTTHEIMIGIPLEMAEFRA; the protein is encoded by the coding sequence ATGTTCAAGAAGCTTTTCGGATCGTCGGAGAAGGTCGCGCCTGCCAATCGACTGGCGACGGTGCGCAACATCACCGTGGGCCGCACCGTGTCGCTGGACCCGCTGGCCTGGCGCAGGCTGGGCGACGAGACCCAGTTCGCTTTGGATCGCGACGTGCTGGACATCTCGGCCCAGGGGTTGGTCAGCCTGGACAGTGGCCAGTTCGTCCATCGCTTCTACACCGACGACCACGTCATGCTTCAGGCCATGAGCGACGATGAGGCGGGCCTGGAATCCTACGACTTCAGCCTGTTTGTGCCCTGGACTTCGGCCTATCCGCCGGGCGAGCGCGAACGCCGCATCTGGCGCGACCGGCTGTCGGCGCCGGTCTTTCACGGCGCGGCCGAAGAACTGCCCGACTATCCCCGCTTCTGGTTCGCCGAGAGCGACGCCATCCAGCCGCCCGTCACCCTGTGGGAGACGATCTGGGACGACCGCGCCGCGACCGCGCCCTATGCCAAGATCTTCCAGACCTGCATGCTGTACGCGCGCGAGCTGGGCGGCGGGCGCGAACTGATGCTGGCGCTTGAGCAGCAGCCCGAGGGCGGCGACACCACGCACGAAATCATGATCGGCATTCCGCTGGAAATGGCCGAGTTCCGCGCCTGA
- a CDS encoding VOC family protein, with amino-acid sequence MAQLIFINLPVADLPRSIAFYEAVGATRNPMFSDDTAACMVVSDVIHVMLLTHDKWRTFTNRAIPDAHASAQVLLCLSRDSREAVDAVVAQAGAAGGKIDPNATQDYGFMYGRSYADPDGHIWEVMWMDAAAVAAGPEAFAADAMVS; translated from the coding sequence GTGGCTCAGCTGATTTTCATTAACCTGCCGGTCGCCGACCTGCCCCGATCGATCGCCTTCTATGAGGCCGTCGGCGCGACCAGGAACCCCATGTTCAGCGACGACACGGCCGCCTGTATGGTGGTGTCGGACGTGATCCACGTCATGCTGCTGACCCACGACAAATGGCGCACCTTTACCAATCGGGCGATCCCCGACGCCCACGCCTCGGCCCAGGTTCTGCTGTGCCTGTCCCGGGACAGCCGCGAGGCGGTTGACGCCGTCGTCGCCCAAGCGGGGGCCGCCGGCGGCAAGATCGATCCCAATGCGACCCAGGACTACGGCTTCATGTACGGGCGCAGCTATGCCGATCCGGACGGCCATATCTGGGAAGTCATGTGGATGGACGCGGCCGCCGTCGCCGCCGGTCCCGAAGCCTTCGCCGCTGACGCCATGGTGTCGTGA
- a CDS encoding DEAD/DEAH box helicase, translating to MPFPAVHPALDRALINKGYAEPTPVQAAVLEAEHADRDLLVSAQTGSGKTVAFGLAAAPTLLGDKPIFGPGGAPLCLAIAPTRELAMQVAAELQWLYADAGAKIATCVGGMDARREARALGFGVHIVVGTPGRLKDHIDRGNLDLSELKVAVLDEADEMLDMGFREDLEHILDQAPAERRTLLFSATIARDIATLAKRYQKDAVRIDATDKTRQHADIEYRAYRIAPNEIEHAVVNTLRWFEAPRAMVFCSTRDSVRHLQSSLLERGFSSVSLSGEMGQRERTDALQSLRDGRARVCVATDVAARGLDLPDLGLVIHAELPMNRAGLLHRSGRTGRAGKKGISVMLVPHSRRRKAERLMDEAGIDAVWTGAPTFDEIRKADEDRLLSPSHFEAEVSDEDMVVAKRMIAERTPDEIAAALVRLLRKEQPAPEELSDPGSDRGPAKRDRMVRNDDGTTAQPWPGERLGADDVVWFRLDVGRNKNADPKWLIPLICRIGGISKPQIGAIRTFPEETRFEVAKTHEKTFREAVAASKDEVKITPSEAPTPGSMKASRFAGKPREDGDRPFKKTPYKRADGGEGDARPPFKKKPWAPKNDGGANPRSNASGDKPYAKKSFKAKPGFKKDGFKGKPKG from the coding sequence ATGCCCTTTCCCGCCGTCCATCCCGCGCTCGACCGCGCCCTGATCAACAAGGGCTACGCCGAACCCACTCCGGTACAGGCCGCCGTGCTGGAGGCGGAGCATGCGGATCGCGACCTGCTGGTTTCGGCCCAGACGGGTTCGGGCAAGACCGTCGCCTTCGGTCTGGCCGCTGCGCCGACCCTGCTGGGCGACAAGCCGATCTTCGGCCCCGGCGGCGCGCCGCTGTGCCTGGCCATCGCGCCGACGCGGGAACTGGCCATGCAGGTCGCCGCCGAGCTGCAATGGCTGTACGCCGACGCCGGCGCCAAGATCGCCACCTGCGTCGGCGGCATGGATGCGCGCCGTGAAGCCCGCGCGCTCGGCTTCGGCGTCCACATCGTCGTCGGAACGCCCGGCCGTCTGAAGGACCATATCGACCGGGGCAATCTGGACCTGTCCGAGCTGAAGGTCGCCGTCCTCGATGAGGCCGACGAGATGCTGGACATGGGCTTCCGCGAAGACCTGGAGCACATCCTGGATCAGGCGCCGGCCGAACGCCGCACCCTGCTGTTCTCGGCGACCATCGCGCGCGACATCGCCACCCTGGCCAAACGCTATCAGAAGGACGCGGTCCGCATCGACGCGACCGACAAGACGCGCCAGCACGCCGACATCGAATACCGCGCCTATCGCATCGCGCCCAACGAGATCGAGCACGCGGTGGTCAACACCCTGCGCTGGTTCGAGGCGCCGCGCGCCATGGTCTTCTGCTCGACCCGCGACAGCGTGCGTCACCTGCAGTCGTCGCTGCTGGAGCGCGGCTTCTCTTCCGTCAGTCTGTCGGGCGAAATGGGTCAGCGCGAGCGTACCGATGCGCTTCAGTCGCTGCGTGACGGCCGCGCCCGCGTCTGCGTCGCCACCGACGTGGCCGCGCGCGGTCTGGACCTGCCGGACCTGGGTCTGGTCATTCACGCCGAATTGCCGATGAACCGCGCCGGCCTGCTGCACCGCTCGGGCCGAACGGGCCGGGCGGGCAAGAAGGGCATCTCGGTCATGCTGGTCCCGCATTCGCGTCGTCGCAAGGCCGAGCGGCTGATGGACGAGGCCGGCATCGACGCCGTCTGGACCGGCGCCCCGACCTTCGACGAAATCCGCAAGGCCGACGAGGACCGTCTGCTGTCGCCGTCGCACTTCGAGGCCGAGGTCTCCGACGAGGACATGGTCGTCGCCAAGCGGATGATCGCCGAACGCACGCCCGACGAGATCGCCGCCGCACTGGTGCGTCTGCTGCGCAAGGAGCAGCCGGCGCCGGAAGAACTGTCCGATCCGGGTTCGGATCGCGGTCCGGCCAAGCGCGACCGCATGGTCCGCAACGATGACGGCACGACGGCCCAACCCTGGCCTGGCGAGCGTCTGGGCGCCGACGACGTGGTCTGGTTCCGTCTGGACGTGGGCCGCAACAAGAACGCCGACCCGAAATGGCTGATCCCGCTGATCTGCCGTATCGGCGGCATTTCAAAGCCTCAGATTGGCGCCATCCGCACCTTCCCCGAAGAGACGCGGTTCGAGGTCGCCAAGACCCACGAGAAGACCTTCCGCGAAGCCGTCGCCGCCTCCAAGGACGAGGTGAAGATCACCCCGTCGGAAGCCCCGACGCCCGGCTCGATGAAGGCCAGCCGCTTCGCCGGCAAGCCGCGCGAGGATGGCGATCGCCCCTTCAAGAAGACCCCCTACAAGCGCGCCGACGGCGGCGAGGGCGACGCCCGCCCGCCGTTCAAGAAGAAGCCCTGGGCGCCGAAGAACGATGGCGGCGCCAACCCGCGCTCGAACGCCTCGGGCGACAAGCCCTATGCCAAGAAGTCCTTCAAGGCCAAGCCGGGCTTCAAGAAGGACGGCTTCAAGGGCAAGCCCAAGGGCTGA
- the dusA gene encoding tRNA dihydrouridine(20/20a) synthase DusA, whose amino-acid sequence MSLNVSRTLSIAPMMDWTDRHCRAFHRALTTKALLYTEMVTAPAVLHGDRERLLGFDALEHPVALQLGGSDPAQLAEAAKVGEAFGYDEINLNVGCPSDRVQSGRFGACLMREPELVADCMAAIKGAVSVPATVKCRIGVDDQDPVVSLFATVDACAAVGIEVFVVHARKAWLKGLSPKENRDVPPLDYDLVRRLKRERPHLNISINGGIASMDAAEAHLAEIDGVKLDGVMLGRAAYHEPAILGQADRRLYGEPVEDTDAFVALERYRPYMAARLEEGVALPAMARHMLGLMHGRPGARAFRRILTVEAIKPGAGLEVLDRAVEAVREAEARRDTAPGDWAA is encoded by the coding sequence ATGTCGTTGAACGTCTCCCGCACGTTGTCCATCGCCCCGATGATGGACTGGACCGATCGGCATTGCCGGGCGTTCCACAGGGCGTTGACGACCAAGGCGCTGCTTTATACCGAGATGGTGACGGCGCCGGCGGTGTTGCATGGGGATCGTGAGCGGCTGCTGGGGTTCGATGCGCTGGAGCATCCGGTGGCCTTGCAGCTGGGCGGATCGGACCCGGCGCAGTTGGCCGAGGCCGCCAAGGTCGGAGAGGCGTTCGGCTATGACGAGATCAATCTGAACGTCGGCTGCCCGTCGGACCGGGTGCAGTCGGGTCGGTTCGGCGCCTGCCTGATGCGCGAGCCCGAGTTGGTGGCCGACTGTATGGCGGCGATCAAGGGGGCCGTCAGCGTGCCCGCGACGGTCAAATGCCGCATCGGCGTGGACGATCAGGATCCGGTCGTCAGTCTGTTCGCCACGGTGGACGCCTGCGCCGCCGTCGGGATCGAGGTCTTCGTCGTCCATGCGCGCAAGGCCTGGCTGAAGGGGTTGTCGCCCAAGGAGAACCGCGACGTGCCGCCGCTGGACTATGATCTGGTGCGCCGGCTGAAGCGTGAGCGACCGCATCTGAACATCTCGATCAATGGCGGCATCGCGTCGATGGACGCGGCCGAGGCGCATCTGGCCGAGATCGACGGCGTGAAGCTGGACGGGGTCATGCTGGGCCGCGCCGCCTATCACGAGCCGGCGATTCTGGGTCAGGCGGATCGTCGCCTGTATGGCGAGCCGGTCGAGGACACCGACGCCTTCGTCGCGCTGGAGCGCTATCGGCCCTATATGGCCGCGCGCCTGGAAGAGGGCGTCGCCCTGCCTGCCATGGCGCGGCATATGCTGGGCCTGATGCACGGCCGGCCAGGCGCGCGGGCGTTCCGTCGCATTCTGACGGTCGAGGCGATCAAGCCGGGCGCCGGGCTCGAGGTGCTGGACCGAGCGGTAGAGGCTGTGCGTGAGGCCGAGGCGAGGCGCGACACGGCGCCCGGAGACTGGGCGGCGTAA
- a CDS encoding DUF350 domain-containing protein, whose protein sequence is MFDWFIFQQGAIAFLIAFAMAGAFTLAFKLIYQWVTPYHEHTLIREGNTAAAIALGGALIGYVLPLASALSHTVSLMEFAAWALLAGVIQIVVFVAISRMAFRNLVVRIEAGEIAAAVYLASISICVGLLNAACMTS, encoded by the coding sequence ATGTTCGACTGGTTCATTTTTCAGCAGGGGGCCATCGCCTTCCTGATCGCCTTCGCCATGGCGGGCGCCTTCACCCTGGCCTTTAAACTGATCTACCAGTGGGTCACGCCCTATCACGAACATACGCTGATCCGTGAGGGGAACACGGCCGCCGCCATTGCGCTCGGGGGCGCCCTGATCGGCTATGTGCTGCCTCTGGCCTCGGCCCTGTCGCACACCGTCAGCCTGATGGAGTTCGCAGCCTGGGCGCTATTGGCCGGCGTGATCCAGATCGTCGTCTTCGTCGCCATCAGCCGCATGGCCTTCCGCAATCTGGTCGTCCGCATTGAGGCGGGCGAGATCGCCGCGGCCGTTTATCTGGCCTCCATCTCCATCTGCGTCGGCCTGCTCAACGCCGCCTGCATGACGTCGTGA
- a CDS encoding helix-turn-helix domain-containing protein, protein MKLEKITDRAGRRYHDACGAAHGLDLIGERWALLVIRELMMGPRRFGDLRKDLHGISANVLTQRLEGLEASGIVTRRKLPPPASVQVYELTPWGYEIKPVFMVLGGWAARSPRHDPTLPISAVSIMQSFETMFDPALAGDAAMTVGFVFGDEPFVVQIEKGTITTRRGPTDAADVVLTTQPPLVAACVYGKVPPAAFEADGLMTLTGDRAVFDRFVGFFNLPEKAPV, encoded by the coding sequence ATGAAGTTAGAAAAGATAACCGATAGGGCTGGTCGCCGATATCACGACGCCTGCGGGGCCGCGCACGGGCTGGACCTGATCGGCGAGCGCTGGGCCCTGCTGGTGATCCGCGAACTGATGATGGGCCCGCGCCGGTTCGGCGATCTGCGAAAGGATCTGCACGGCATTTCCGCGAATGTGCTGACCCAGCGACTGGAGGGGCTGGAGGCTTCGGGCATCGTGACCCGCCGCAAACTGCCGCCGCCCGCCTCGGTCCAGGTCTATGAGCTGACGCCCTGGGGATACGAGATCAAGCCGGTCTTCATGGTGCTGGGCGGCTGGGCGGCGCGCTCGCCTCGTCACGACCCGACCCTGCCGATCAGCGCGGTGTCGATCATGCAGTCGTTCGAGACGATGTTCGATCCGGCCCTGGCCGGAGACGCCGCGATGACCGTCGGCTTCGTCTTCGGTGACGAACCCTTCGTCGTTCAGATCGAAAAGGGGACGATCACGACCCGCCGCGGCCCCACGGACGCCGCCGACGTCGTCCTGACGACCCAACCGCCGCTGGTCGCCGCCTGCGTCTACGGCAAGGTCCCGCCCGCCGCCTTCGAGGCCGACGGCCTGATGACCCTGACCGGCGACCGTGCCGTCTTCGACCGCTTCGTCGGCTTCTTCAACCTGCCGGAGAAGGCGCCGGTCTGA
- a CDS encoding PspA/IM30 family protein, producing MSMLRKLSALFRGTAHDAAQGVVDANALKILDQEIRDADNAQGKARDDLAGLVARRRMAENELASFRDQIAKYESSARTALGQGKTDLAREVAGRIAELEVEITSRGPLIEDMKTAETRLRTAIASTDQKIETLRREIDIVKVNDSVQKAQTSVALNSAGAQSRIGSAADSLQRIKQRQAIQEEKLNASQALEDRRTGADLDAKLREAGILPGHSSADDVLARLSQPEVTVVTPRIGQSTPDKDPA from the coding sequence ATGTCCATGCTCAGAAAACTGTCCGCCCTGTTCCGCGGCACGGCCCACGATGCGGCCCAGGGCGTCGTCGACGCCAATGCGCTGAAAATCCTCGACCAGGAAATCCGCGACGCCGACAACGCCCAAGGCAAGGCCCGCGATGACCTGGCCGGCCTGGTGGCGCGCCGCCGCATGGCCGAAAACGAACTTGCATCGTTCAGGGACCAGATCGCCAAGTACGAAAGCTCGGCCCGCACCGCCCTGGGTCAGGGCAAGACCGATCTGGCGCGCGAAGTCGCCGGCCGTATCGCCGAGCTGGAGGTCGAAATCACCAGCCGCGGTCCGCTGATCGAGGACATGAAGACGGCCGAGACGCGCCTGCGCACCGCCATCGCCTCGACCGATCAGAAGATCGAGACGCTTCGTCGCGAGATCGACATCGTCAAGGTCAACGATTCCGTCCAGAAGGCCCAGACGTCGGTCGCCCTGAACTCGGCCGGCGCCCAGTCGCGCATCGGCTCGGCGGCGGACAGCCTGCAACGCATCAAGCAGCGCCAAGCGATCCAGGAAGAGAAGCTGAACGCCAGCCAGGCGCTGGAGGATCGCCGCACCGGCGCGGACCTGGACGCCAAGCTGCGCGAGGCCGGCATCCTGCCCGGTCACTCCTCGGCCGACGACGTCCTGGCCCGCCTCAGCCAGCCGGAGGTGACCGTGGTCACGCCGCGCATCGGCCAATCGACGCCCGACAAGGACCCGGCCTGA
- a CDS encoding flagellar basal body rod C-terminal domain-containing protein — MQALSIAAAGMTTAQNRFDTSARRTAAAPLDNLAEETVERIQAKTAFSANAAVLRTADDMTGTLLDMLA; from the coding sequence ATGCAAGCGCTTTCTATCGCCGCCGCCGGAATGACGACCGCGCAGAACCGGTTCGACACCAGCGCACGCCGCACCGCCGCCGCGCCGCTGGACAATCTCGCCGAGGAAACCGTGGAGCGGATCCAGGCCAAGACCGCCTTCAGCGCCAACGCCGCCGTTCTGCGCACCGCCGACGACATGACCGGAACCCTGCTGGACATGCTGGCCTGA
- a CDS encoding glutathionylspermidine synthase family protein: MERLRFDPRTDWDAKAEELGFTWRHTDGKPYWDETAAYAFSLAEIEDGIEAPTEELHGLCLELVNEAVQSERLMEQLDIPETMRDYVADSWKRGDPSLYGRFDFAFDGTGPAKLYEYNADTPTSIYETAVFQWLWLEDQIKAGALPADADQFNSLHEKLVDRFRVIFPNGGFVHFASDADFVEDRQTVRFLEDLAQQAGLEPQFVAIDQIGLNADGRFVDHENWIIQAMFKLYPWEQMLRDDYAAPLPTADVTVLEPAWKSILSNKAILPLLWERHAGHPNLLESYFEGDPAEAALGSSYVRKPLFSREGDNVELIDQGVSAAEVVDGGYGAGRHIRQALCDPPLFDGNHVIVGSWVVGTEPAGISLREDTGRITRNTSRFVPHFIRD; this comes from the coding sequence ATGGAGCGTCTGCGCTTCGATCCCCGCACCGACTGGGACGCCAAGGCCGAGGAACTCGGCTTCACCTGGCGCCATACCGACGGCAAACCCTATTGGGACGAGACGGCGGCCTATGCCTTTTCGCTGGCCGAGATCGAGGATGGGATCGAGGCGCCGACCGAGGAACTGCACGGCCTGTGCCTGGAGTTGGTCAACGAGGCCGTTCAGTCCGAGCGGCTGATGGAGCAGCTCGATATTCCCGAGACCATGCGGGACTATGTGGCCGACAGCTGGAAGCGGGGCGACCCGTCCCTCTATGGCCGGTTCGACTTCGCCTTTGATGGGACAGGTCCGGCCAAGCTGTATGAATACAACGCCGACACCCCGACCAGCATCTATGAGACGGCGGTGTTCCAGTGGCTGTGGCTGGAGGACCAGATCAAGGCCGGCGCCCTGCCCGCCGATGCGGATCAGTTCAACAGCCTGCATGAAAAGCTGGTCGATCGCTTCCGCGTCATCTTCCCGAACGGCGGCTTCGTGCATTTCGCCTCCGACGCCGATTTCGTCGAGGACCGCCAGACGGTGCGCTTCCTGGAAGACCTGGCCCAGCAGGCCGGGTTGGAGCCCCAGTTCGTCGCCATCGACCAGATCGGGCTGAACGCCGACGGCCGGTTCGTGGACCACGAGAACTGGATCATCCAGGCGATGTTCAAGCTCTATCCGTGGGAGCAGATGCTGCGCGACGACTACGCCGCGCCCCTGCCGACGGCGGACGTGACCGTGCTGGAGCCGGCGTGGAAGAGCATCCTGTCCAACAAGGCCATACTGCCGCTGTTGTGGGAGCGACACGCGGGCCACCCCAATCTGCTGGAGAGCTATTTCGAGGGCGATCCGGCCGAGGCGGCGCTGGGCTCGTCCTATGTGCGCAAACCGTTGTTCTCGCGCGAGGGCGACAACGTCGAACTGATCGACCAGGGCGTCAGCGCCGCAGAGGTGGTGGACGGCGGCTATGGCGCAGGGCGTCACATCCGCCAGGCGTTGTGCGACCCGCCCCTGTTCGACGGCAACCACGTGATCGTCGGGTCGTGGGTGGTGGGAACGGAGCCGGCAGGCATCAGCCTGCGCGAGGATACGGGCCGCATCACCCGGAACACCTCGCGCTTCGTGCCGCACTTCATCCGCGACTGA
- a CDS encoding VOC family protein: MTDKIIPCLWFDGDAEAATAFYVSLLPDSRITAVNRSPVDTPSGPEGSVLTVQFVLAGREYLALNGGPNFRFTEAVSFMVMTEDQAETDRLWDALLADGGSENACGWLKDRWGLSWQITPRRLMELTTDPNPARAKAAMQAMMGMIKINIAALDRAVASAG; the protein is encoded by the coding sequence ATGACCGACAAGATCATTCCCTGCCTGTGGTTTGACGGCGACGCCGAGGCCGCGACCGCCTTCTACGTCAGCCTGCTGCCCGACAGCCGCATCACCGCCGTCAACCGCTCGCCGGTCGATACGCCCTCCGGCCCTGAAGGATCGGTGCTGACGGTGCAGTTCGTGCTGGCGGGTCGAGAGTATCTGGCGCTGAACGGCGGCCCGAACTTCCGTTTCACCGAGGCCGTCTCCTTCATGGTGATGACCGAGGATCAGGCCGAGACGGACCGGCTGTGGGACGCCCTGCTCGCCGACGGCGGCAGCGAGAACGCCTGCGGCTGGCTGAAGGACCGCTGGGGCCTGTCGTGGCAGATCACGCCGCGTCGCCTGATGGAGCTGACCACCGATCCGAACCCCGCGCGCGCCAAGGCCGCCATGCAGGCCATGATGGGCATGATCAAGATCAACATCGCGGCGCTGGACCGCGCTGTCGCATCGGCAGGCTGA
- a CDS encoding DUF2170 family protein — MPNDGSPSSTANDRIRAWRQARREAGLVKLELWVPAAARDDVKAAVRAIVTDSTRGPQLAGRPRRPTSDSITPGDDHQMDAVIETPWTVPAIKAALDGSTLLRDGEMTLRVVEGAEPVLLATMHEYGDLPVYLSVGGAQIVCSVLLWPVSEQKDRHAFNEFLLKAQRVVPLSNFAITNVGGEDVYELMGELSCKTTLQTILIELRTLAENAIDATELRETFGADAA; from the coding sequence ATGCCGAACGACGGATCGCCCTCTTCCACCGCCAACGACCGCATCCGTGCGTGGCGACAGGCGCGTCGTGAGGCCGGCTTGGTCAAGCTGGAGCTTTGGGTGCCGGCCGCCGCCCGCGACGACGTCAAGGCGGCCGTTCGCGCCATCGTCACCGATTCAACACGCGGGCCGCAGCTTGCGGGGCGCCCGCGCCGCCCCACTTCCGATTCCATCACCCCTGGAGACGACCATCAAATGGACGCCGTGATCGAGACCCCCTGGACCGTGCCCGCCATCAAGGCGGCGCTGGACGGCTCAACCCTGCTGCGTGACGGCGAAATGACCCTGCGCGTGGTCGAGGGCGCCGAGCCGGTGCTGCTGGCGACCATGCACGAATACGGCGACCTGCCGGTCTATCTGAGCGTCGGCGGCGCCCAGATCGTCTGCTCGGTCCTGCTGTGGCCGGTGTCGGAGCAGAAGGACCGCCACGCCTTCAACGAGTTCCTGCTGAAGGCCCAGCGCGTGGTGCCCCTGTCCAACTTCGCCATCACCAACGTCGGTGGCGAAGACGTGTATGAGCTGATGGGCGAACTCTCTTGCAAGACGACGCTTCAGACCATCCTGATCGAACTGCGCACCCTGGCCGAGAATGCGATCGACGCCACCGAACTGCGTGAAACCTTCGGCGCCGACGCCGCCTGA
- a CDS encoding 3D domain-containing protein, whose translation MIGASAAIAMLWAAVSSVTSGPVPYNDVVAADQVRTETPAAIVGSDEVETALNAEQAELMASDPDWRASARLYHAGGGGATGNDSLGCRPIAMRTVAVDPRVIPRRTKLFIRETVGMRLADGSIHDGYWYASDTGGAIKGQKIDLYTGTGRGSMNQAQRLNMRTLTIVDAGDFDGCPPAWTTASN comes from the coding sequence ATGATCGGCGCCTCCGCTGCTATCGCCATGCTTTGGGCTGCCGTATCGTCTGTGACGAGCGGGCCTGTCCCCTACAATGACGTCGTAGCGGCGGATCAAGTCAGGACTGAAACCCCTGCCGCCATCGTCGGTTCCGATGAAGTCGAGACCGCCCTGAACGCCGAACAGGCCGAGCTGATGGCCTCCGATCCCGACTGGCGCGCGTCGGCGCGCCTCTATCACGCAGGCGGCGGCGGCGCGACGGGCAACGATTCGCTGGGTTGCCGTCCAATCGCCATGCGCACCGTCGCGGTCGATCCCCGCGTGATCCCGCGCCGCACCAAGCTGTTCATCCGCGAAACGGTCGGCATGCGTCTGGCCGACGGTTCCATCCACGACGGCTACTGGTACGCCTCCGACACCGGCGGCGCGATCAAGGGCCAGAAGATCGACCTGTATACCGGCACCGGTCGCGGCTCGATGAACCAGGCGCAGCGCCTGAACATGCGCACCCTGACCATCGTGGACGCCGGCGATTTCGACGGTTGCCCCCCGGCCTGGACCACCGCTTCCAACTGA
- a CDS encoding glutathione S-transferase family protein has product MSPVITAFERSPDRGRGLARDMRVRWMLEEIGQPYRVLPLSFETMKQPAHRARNPFGQIPTYEDGDLTLFESGAIVLHLAERHGRLLPTDPEARARTIAWMFAALNTVEPPVFDHSLTQVLERDRPWFDERIQMLEARIRVRLAQLSDHLGEADWLEGDFSVGDLLMASVLLRLKATSLLDERANLRPYLTRAEQRPAFRRAFDAQKAAFDAADA; this is encoded by the coding sequence ATGTCGCCGGTCATCACCGCCTTTGAACGCTCGCCTGATCGGGGACGAGGTCTGGCGCGAGACATGCGGGTGCGCTGGATGCTGGAGGAGATCGGCCAACCCTATCGCGTGCTGCCTCTCTCGTTCGAGACGATGAAGCAACCGGCGCACCGGGCGCGCAACCCGTTCGGCCAGATCCCGACCTATGAGGACGGCGACCTGACCCTGTTCGAATCCGGGGCCATCGTTCTTCACCTCGCTGAACGTCACGGTCGGCTTCTGCCCACCGATCCCGAGGCGAGGGCGCGGACGATCGCCTGGATGTTCGCCGCCCTGAACACCGTCGAACCGCCTGTGTTCGACCACAGCCTGACCCAGGTGCTGGAGCGCGACCGTCCTTGGTTCGACGAGCGAATTCAGATGCTGGAGGCGCGCATCCGCGTTCGTCTGGCGCAACTGTCGGATCACCTGGGCGAAGCTGACTGGCTGGAAGGCGACTTCAGCGTCGGCGACCTGCTGATGGCGTCGGTTCTGCTGCGGCTCAAAGCGACGAGCCTTCTGGACGAACGGGCCAATCTGCGGCCCTATCTGACGCGCGCCGAGCAGAGACCTGCGTTTCGACGCGCCTTCGACGCTCAAAAAGCCGCCTTCGACGCCGCCGACGCCTGA